A single region of the Cyanobacteria bacterium FACHB-DQ100 genome encodes:
- a CDS encoding M61 family metallopeptidase, with the protein MNHEEFGAIRSLRPEAEISNSSPQSALSFEYVVAMPEPESHLFEVTLRIQGWTLPTIDLKMPVWTPGSYLVREYSRHLQGFKSASPWQKLAKNHYQIQTQGKEAIEVHYQIFANELTVRTNHLDENHGYFNGAALFFYVPGYEKQPFRVTIVPPRSDWQVVTALPAIAPNTFEAKDFDTLVDSPFEIGQHQVYSFEVLGKPHQFVVWGEGKLDVDRIVQDTQKIIQVEAEMFGGLPYDRYFFLLHLTANSFGGLEHKDCCSLIYSRLGFRAKEKYDRFMQLVSHEFFHLWNVKRIRPKALEVFDYDGENYTPSLWFSEGTTSFYDLIFPYRAGIYDAKAYLNALGQEVSRYLTTPGRLVQPLSESSFDAWIKLYRPDANSANSQISYYLKGEMVTLLLDLAIRIKHQNQRSFDDVMRVMWQQFGKDEIGFTPEQLKTTIESIAGFDLTNFCDRYLHGTEELPFDEYLAAFGLRLRSNVDTPNLPPFAGMTVKTEGGREMIKFVEAGSPAQKAAIDPGDELLAIDGFRVNSGQFEERLKDYQPGDTITLTVFHGDELKQRSLTLAKPRATSYGIETIENPSELQQQNFEQWLGVSIASLSR; encoded by the coding sequence ATGAATCACGAAGAGTTTGGAGCTATCCGATCGCTACGTCCAGAAGCGGAAATTTCAAACTCTTCTCCACAGAGTGCTTTGTCGTTTGAGTATGTCGTTGCGATGCCTGAGCCGGAGTCGCATTTATTCGAGGTGACGCTGCGAATTCAGGGTTGGACATTGCCAACGATCGACCTCAAGATGCCCGTTTGGACACCCGGATCGTACTTAGTGCGCGAGTATTCACGCCATTTGCAAGGTTTCAAATCTGCATCGCCCTGGCAAAAGTTAGCTAAAAATCACTATCAGATTCAAACTCAGGGTAAAGAGGCGATCGAGGTTCACTACCAGATTTTTGCCAATGAATTGACGGTACGGACGAATCATCTCGATGAAAATCACGGGTATTTCAACGGAGCAGCACTGTTCTTTTATGTGCCGGGGTATGAGAAGCAACCCTTTCGCGTCACGATCGTTCCGCCGCGTTCAGATTGGCAAGTTGTGACGGCGCTGCCTGCGATCGCACCTAACACCTTTGAAGCCAAAGATTTCGATACATTGGTCGATAGTCCATTTGAGATTGGACAGCATCAAGTTTATTCGTTTGAAGTATTAGGAAAACCGCATCAATTTGTGGTTTGGGGAGAAGGAAAACTAGATGTTGATCGCATTGTTCAAGACACACAAAAAATCATTCAGGTTGAGGCTGAAATGTTTGGCGGATTGCCTTACGATCGCTATTTCTTTCTCTTACATTTAACTGCAAATTCCTTCGGTGGATTAGAGCATAAAGATTGCTGTTCTTTGATTTATTCGCGTTTAGGATTTCGGGCGAAAGAGAAGTACGATCGCTTTATGCAGCTCGTTTCTCATGAATTCTTTCATCTTTGGAATGTGAAACGAATTCGACCAAAAGCGCTTGAAGTATTTGATTACGACGGTGAAAATTACACGCCGTCACTTTGGTTTAGTGAAGGAACAACCAGCTTCTATGATTTAATCTTTCCCTATCGTGCAGGAATTTATGATGCAAAGGCTTATCTTAATGCGTTGGGTCAAGAAGTCTCTCGCTATTTGACAACGCCCGGACGTTTAGTGCAACCCTTAAGCGAATCGAGTTTTGATGCTTGGATTAAGCTCTATCGTCCCGATGCGAATAGTGCCAATTCTCAGATTTCCTATTATCTCAAAGGTGAGATGGTGACGCTGCTGTTAGACTTAGCGATTCGGATCAAGCATCAGAATCAACGATCGTTTGATGATGTCATGCGCGTGATGTGGCAGCAATTTGGTAAAGACGAAATCGGCTTCACTCCCGAACAATTGAAAACAACGATCGAATCAATTGCTGGCTTTGATTTAACAAATTTCTGCGATCGCTATCTTCACGGAACGGAAGAACTTCCATTTGACGAATATTTAGCCGCATTTGGATTGCGTCTGCGATCGAACGTCGACACACCAAATTTACCGCCGTTTGCTGGAATGACGGTGAAGACAGAAGGCGGTCGGGAAATGATCAAATTTGTCGAAGCGGGTTCGCCTGCTCAGAAAGCGGCGATCGACCCTGGTGATGAACTTCTGGCGATCGATGGCTTCCGCGTCAATTCCGGGCAGTTTGAGGAGCGACTGAAGGATTATCAGCCCGGAGATACGATTACGTTGACGGTATTCCATGGCGATGAATTGAAGCAGCGATCGCTGACGCTTGCAAAACCGCGTGCAACCAGTTACGGAATTGAGACGATCGAAAATCCATCCGAGCTTCAGCAGCAGAACTTCGAGCAATGGCTAGGAGTCTCGATCGCTTCACTTTCCCGCTAG
- a CDS encoding Crp/Fnr family transcriptional regulator, with amino-acid sequence MQTEVFSELFPLLAAANPETLDWLLSVATEHEYPSGRAVLMEDAWGNAVYFVVSGWVKVRRHSGTGEEVSTLALLGRGDFFGEMAILDESPRSTDVIALSNVRLMSISAQRFIQTLFKDPQLHHRMLQLMVRRLRQTNLRFQLRHQPAAIKLVNTLVGLAESYGQSSGSGVYIFNIPAKDLADVTDITVEETSKILEKLDSKGWIRIEPKQQVIHLINLQQLTALASKKG; translated from the coding sequence ATGCAGACTGAAGTTTTCAGTGAGCTATTTCCATTACTCGCGGCGGCAAATCCAGAGACGCTAGATTGGTTGCTCTCCGTTGCGACTGAACATGAGTACCCCAGTGGCAGAGCCGTTTTGATGGAAGATGCCTGGGGAAATGCTGTGTATTTTGTGGTTTCTGGCTGGGTCAAAGTCCGACGACACTCTGGTACAGGCGAAGAGGTTTCAACGCTGGCGCTCCTCGGTCGCGGCGACTTTTTCGGTGAAATGGCGATTTTGGATGAATCTCCCCGATCGACCGATGTGATTGCGCTCTCTAATGTGCGGCTGATGAGCATTTCGGCACAGCGCTTTATCCAAACCCTGTTTAAAGACCCGCAACTCCACCATCGAATGCTGCAATTGATGGTACGACGATTGCGCCAAACGAATCTTAGATTTCAGTTGCGCCATCAACCCGCAGCTATTAAGCTTGTCAACACGTTAGTCGGGCTAGCTGAAAGCTACGGTCAGTCTTCTGGCTCAGGGGTTTATATTTTCAATATTCCTGCCAAAGATCTGGCTGATGTAACCGATATCACCGTTGAGGAAACGAGCAAAATTCTCGAAAAGCTGGATAGCAAGGGCTGGATTCGGATTGAGCCGAAGCAGCAGGTCATTCATCTGATAAATTTGCAGCAGCTTACTGCGTTAGCCTCTAAAAAGGGGTGA
- a CDS encoding inositol monophosphatase family protein: MIFTPAQLTEIRRIVRSCGQQAKTLSTQNYEVFQKEPGDFVTTVDQALDRQLSEFFTTLFPNDGIITEENAASRKQYQEEYDRLWCIDPLDGTQDFIHGDPDYAVLVGLLEHQSPIAGWIYAPEQDALYYGGKSLGVWQTIGDDEPELCKIPQARVDSYRIIIGDKDFRNTARQISASIPEIEFLRSPGSFGLKVMNVVLGKAEVYLYLNRRVKVWDTVAPIAIAQTAGLACCDLDGNTIEFTPEVLNLESLAHQQAIVIGQREAVEALLPRLRAVLDPQLSV, translated from the coding sequence ATGATTTTCACTCCCGCCCAGTTGACCGAGATCCGGCGCATTGTTCGATCGTGTGGACAACAAGCCAAAACCCTTTCCACCCAGAACTACGAAGTCTTTCAGAAGGAACCCGGTGATTTTGTCACCACAGTCGATCAAGCGCTTGATCGACAGCTTTCTGAATTCTTCACTACGCTTTTTCCCAACGACGGCATCATTACTGAAGAAAACGCTGCCTCTCGCAAACAGTATCAGGAAGAGTACGATCGACTCTGGTGTATTGATCCGCTCGATGGCACCCAGGATTTTATTCACGGCGATCCGGATTATGCAGTGTTAGTTGGACTTCTGGAACACCAATCGCCGATCGCGGGTTGGATTTATGCACCGGAGCAGGATGCTCTTTATTACGGTGGAAAATCATTAGGCGTGTGGCAGACGATCGGAGACGATGAGCCGGAGCTTTGTAAGATTCCGCAAGCGCGAGTCGATTCCTACCGCATCATTATTGGCGATAAAGATTTCCGCAATACTGCCCGCCAGATCTCTGCATCAATCCCTGAAATTGAATTTTTGCGATCGCCTGGAAGCTTCGGCTTAAAAGTAATGAACGTGGTGTTAGGAAAAGCTGAGGTCTATCTATACCTAAATCGCCGCGTGAAAGTTTGGGACACGGTCGCCCCGATCGCGATTGCACAAACTGCGGGCTTGGCGTGCTGTGACTTAGACGGCAACACGATCGAGTTCACTCCAGAGGTCTTAAATTTAGAAAGTTTGGCGCATCAGCAAGCGATCGTCATTGGGCAAAGAGAGGCGGTAGAGGCGCTTTTACCCCGGTTAAGAGCCGTTCTTGATCCCCAACTTTCGGTGTGA